The Streptomyces sp. NBC_00659 genomic interval GGCCTCCTCATCGAGGCGAGACGACCGCCGCCAGCAGACCGGGTCCGGTGTGCGCTCCGATCACCGCGCCCACCTCGCTCACATGCAGTTCGGCAAGGCCTGGCACCCGCGCCCGCAGTCGGTCCGCGAGGGCCGCCGCCCGCTCGGGGGCCGCCAGATGGTGAACGGCGATGTCGACCTGTGCGCTGCCCGCCCGGTCGACGACGATCTCTTCCAGACGCGCGATCGCCTTGGACGAGGTCCGGACCTTCTCCAGGAGTTCGATGCGGCCGTCGCGGAGCTGCAGCAGCGGCTTCACCGCGAGCGCGGAACCCAGCAGCGCCTGCGCGGCCCCGATCCTGCCGCCACGGCGGAGGTAGTCGAGAGTGTCGACGTAGAAGTGGGCGGACATGCCTGCGGCCCGCTTCTCGGCGGCCGTGACCGCGTCGTCGACGCTCCCGCCCGCCTCGGCGGAATCGGCGGCGGCCAGCGCGCAGAACCCGAGGGCCATGGCGACCATCCCGG includes:
- a CDS encoding DegV family protein; translated protein: MSRHVAIVTDSTAYLPPRTMERHGITSVPLTVVLGDQALEEGTEISARSLALALQKRRPVTTSRPSPETFAATYREVAASGATGIVSLHLSSEFSGTYDAAVLAARDAPVPVRVVDTGMVAMALGFCALAAADSAEAGGSVDDAVTAAEKRAAGMSAHFYVDTLDYLRRGGRIGAAQALLGSALAVKPLLQLRDGRIELLEKVRTSSKAIARLEEIVVDRAGSAQVDIAVHHLAAPERAAALADRLRARVPGLAELHVSEVGAVIGAHTGPGLLAAVVSPR